Proteins from one Candidatus Hydrogenedentota bacterium genomic window:
- a CDS encoding sigma-70 family RNA polymerase sigma factor — protein MSGFNSDFWEIPTSSKYLENVPSERNLWFETEQDRERRYALQDFFQSVLPAINALIEKHLTDRQRDILRLYYFKGMTQVEIAETLSLTQSTVSRHLFGTTRAGKKVGGAIAKLRKLLEKNDYQEVSCALKALEGRMKQAS, from the coding sequence ATGTCCGGGTTCAATTCGGACTTCTGGGAGATACCCACAAGTTCAAAATACCTTGAGAATGTTCCGTCCGAGCGCAATTTGTGGTTCGAGACGGAGCAGGACCGGGAACGGCGGTATGCCCTGCAGGATTTCTTCCAAAGCGTGCTGCCGGCAATCAACGCGCTGATCGAGAAGCACCTTACGGACCGGCAGCGGGATATCCTGCGCCTGTACTACTTTAAGGGAATGACGCAGGTCGAGATCGCTGAGACGTTGTCGCTGACGCAGTCGACGGTCAGCCGGCACCTGTTCGGCACGACTCGCGCGGGCAAGAAAGTTGGCGGGGCGATCGCGAAACTGCGCAAGCTGCTCGAGAAGAACGATTATCAGGAAGTGTCATGCGCGTTGAAAGCCCTCGAAGGCCGCATGAAACAAGCGTCTTGA